Part of the Bacteroidota bacterium genome, ACTAATACTGATATTTACCGGTTTTACAATTGCTCAAACTCCGGCATATAATTTTTATTTTGGTAACATCCATTCTCATACATGGTATTCAGATGGGAATGCAGATAAAACTCCTGCCTCGTACCCGGCTCCTGTTGCTAAAGCTATGGAATATGGAAGAACTGTTGCAAATAATTTGAATTTTCTTGCAGTTACTGACCACAATCATAACGAGAGTTTGAGAATGACATTAGCATACTGGCGATCAGGTGTAATTGAAGCTGATACTGCAAACAAAGATGGAATCTTCGTGGGATTATATGGACAGGAGTGGGGCACGATTAGCGGTGGTGGGCACGTCTTGGTTTTGGGAACCAATAAATTGATTGGTTGGAATCCTGGAGTTTACGATGTTTATGTCGCAAAAGGAGATTACAAAAACCTGTGGAAGAAAACTGATTCACTCAACGGGTTTTGTTATCTTGCACACCCAAATAGTTCTGACTTTGGAAATCTTATAAACACGGTATACGACTCTTCTTACGATTGCGTGATACAGGGGACTGCAATTAAAAGCGGTCCAGCTTTTTCAACGAACATTACACAAACTGAACCTTCCAGCTCGAATGATGAATCTTATTATCATAGTCTTTTAAAACGTGGTTATCACGTAGCTCCAACTTCGGATCAAGATAATCACTATACAAACTTCGGTATGAGCAACCAACAGCGAACAGTTGTAGTCGCCCCAGCCTTAACGCAGTCTGAAATTCTAAATGCATTGAGAAATCGTCGAGTATATGCCTCCGAAGATAACAATATAAAAGTTCAATTCGAGGTAGGTACAAATCTTATGGGCGATATTTTTTCTACCGCCCCGCCTTTTAATGTTAGAGTAAAAGTTTCAGATGCAACCCCGAACGATGTCGTTTCTAAAATTGAAATCAGATATGGAATACCGGGATCCGGTGCGGTTCCAACTGTTTTAGCCACTGTGAGCGGCAGGGATTCGTTAGTTACTACAGTTACTCAATCGCTCGGTTCCACTTATTATTATTATGTTTTTGTTCAACAAAACGATGGTCATCGAGTATGGACTGCCCCGATGTGGATAACAGCTAAAGAAGATCAGTTGCCAGTTACTTTCGGATCGTTCACAGCAACTTTAAATCTTAATGGTGGTGGAGTAGATCTTAAATGGTCAACGCTCACTGAAAAAAATAATTACGGTTTCTATGTTCAACGTAAAAAAGATACTGAAACAAATTTTCGTACACTAAATTATCATGTAATTCCAGGTTTGGGTGAACCACACGAATATTCTTACACAGATACTACCATTGTAGAAGCGGGTAACTATGAATATCGAATTATGCAAGTTGATACCGACAGTATGAAACATTTTTCCTCAACTGTACCAATAAGTTTTACACCTACGGCGGTTTTTGAAAATTCGGGACTCCCTTCGGAATATAAATTATTCCAAAATTACCCCAATCCGTTTAACCCTGTAACGAACATACAATATCAAGTTCCCGAATACACCTTTATTTCATTAAAAGTTTTTGATGTCTTTGGTAGAGAAGTCCAAACGTTGGTCAATGGTTACATTCAGCCAGGTTATCATCGAGTAGAATTTGATGCCTCTCAAATTGCGAGCGGAATTTATTATTATCAACTAAAAACGCCAAATTCTAACGGTTTAATGGGGAAAATGATATTACTCAAATAAAAGCTACTTGGAAGTGTTTTGCAATTGTTAGAAAATAGTAATATATTAGCACCAGAAAAATATAAAATATTAGGAGATTTTAATGAAAGACGGTATTCACCCGACATATAAAAAAGCGATTGTAACTTGTATTTGCGGAAATACATTTGAAACACGATCGAGCATTGGTAATATAAAATTAGAAATTTGCTCGGCTTGCCATCCATTCTTTACAGGAAAACAGAAATTGCTCGACTCGGCAGGTCGTATCGAAAGATTCAATCGTAAGTATTCTAAACCAAAAGAAGAAACTCCAACAGCATAGTCGGAGTCGGTAAAAGTTTTGTAAAAAACGGAATGTATAACTTGCATTCCGTTTTTTTGTTTAAGTCGGATTGCAACCCATAAACAAGCAAGTATAAAATATGAAAATATATATCTTTGAAGATGAAGGCTACCAAAATTTTTTGCCGTTGACGTATTTCAGACCTGTGTATGATTTACGTTGCGGAGCACTTTCGCTGAAAGAAAAAATTGAAAAATATCTTAAAAATAAAGTAACCGGTTTACACACACGGAATGAGTTGTCCGGCGTTACAAAAGAATCATACCCTAAAAAAGATATTAATAATTTCCCAACCGATTATTCCTTATTTATTAACGGTCGGATAATTGCAGATAAAAATTTTTTTAAAGAGATAAAGTTTGAGAAGAGTATCGATCAATTATTTATCAGCGGCGATACAATTGTTGCTGCCTACCTTACTCCTCAAACGTTAGAGTCGATGAAAAAATATTGGCTCGAAAATCCCTTCCCTTTATTCCAAGTTCCTAATTTTAAAAATATTCTGATACATAATATAAATGCACAGGTTGCAAATTATCCGTGGGATTTAATTACTTTTAACGGTGATGAAATCGGAAACGACTTTTTCCTTCTTGCAAAAGAAATGAAGGGTAAAACAATTTTAGGAAAAATACATAAAGGTGTACACTTACTCAATCGTCAAAACATAATAATGGATCGGGAATCTGAAATTTACCCCGGTGCT contains:
- the rpmE gene encoding 50S ribosomal protein L31, coding for MKDGIHPTYKKAIVTCICGNTFETRSSIGNIKLEICSACHPFFTGKQKLLDSAGRIERFNRKYSKPKEETPTA
- a CDS encoding CehA/McbA family metallohydrolase gives rise to the protein MKKNTLLILISLILIFTGFTIAQTPAYNFYFGNIHSHTWYSDGNADKTPASYPAPVAKAMEYGRTVANNLNFLAVTDHNHNESLRMTLAYWRSGVIEADTANKDGIFVGLYGQEWGTISGGGHVLVLGTNKLIGWNPGVYDVYVAKGDYKNLWKKTDSLNGFCYLAHPNSSDFGNLINTVYDSSYDCVIQGTAIKSGPAFSTNITQTEPSSSNDESYYHSLLKRGYHVAPTSDQDNHYTNFGMSNQQRTVVVAPALTQSEILNALRNRRVYASEDNNIKVQFEVGTNLMGDIFSTAPPFNVRVKVSDATPNDVVSKIEIRYGIPGSGAVPTVLATVSGRDSLVTTVTQSLGSTYYYYVFVQQNDGHRVWTAPMWITAKEDQLPVTFGSFTATLNLNGGGVDLKWSTLTEKNNYGFYVQRKKDTETNFRTLNYHVIPGLGEPHEYSYTDTTIVEAGNYEYRIMQVDTDSMKHFSSTVPISFTPTAVFENSGLPSEYKLFQNYPNPFNPVTNIQYQVPEYTFISLKVFDVFGREVQTLVNGYIQPGYHRVEFDASQIASGIYYYQLKTPNSNGLMGKMILLK